A genome region from Clupea harengus chromosome 7, Ch_v2.0.2, whole genome shotgun sequence includes the following:
- the cldn5a gene encoding claudin 5a, which yields MASAGLEILGLGLCVIGSLLEMMACGLPMWKVTAFIEANIVVAQTIWDGLWMSCAVQSTGQMQCKMHDSMLALGHDLQAARALTVISSVLGVIALMVVIPGAQCTNCIRADNVKARIVNVGGILYIVSGIFVLVPLCWMANNIISDFYNPQVPTPKKREIGAALYIGWAATALLLCGGAILCCSCPSSGNSGYSVQYAPTTKRAAANGDYDKRNYV from the coding sequence ATGGCCTCTGCCGGACTTGAGATTTTGGGCTTGGGGTTATGCGTGATCGGGAGTCTCCTGGAGATGATGGCCTGCGGGCTGCCCATGTGGAAGGTGACGGCGTTCATCGAGGCCAACATCGTAGTGGCACAGACCATCTGGGACGGGCTGTGGATGTCGTGCGCGGTGCAAAGCACCGGACAGATGCAGTGCAAGATGCACGACTCCATGCTCGCGCTCGGCCACGACCTGCAAGCTGCCAGGGCTCTCACCGTTATTTCATCCGTGCTGGGCGTCATCGCGCTGATGGTGGTGATACCGGGAGCCCAGTGCACCAACTGCATCCGCGCGGATAACGTAAAGGCGCGCATAGTGAATGTCGGAGGGATACTCTACATTGTGAGCGGCATTTTCGTGCTCGTGCCCCTGTGTTGGATGGCCAACAACATCATCTCGGACTTCTACAACCCGCAGGTGCCTACGCCCAAGAAGCGCGAGATTGGCGCTGCGCTCTATATCGGATGGGCGGCCACAGCGCTCCTGCTTTGCGGTGGTGCCATACTTTGCTGTTCATGTCCATCCTCGGGAAACTCCGGATACTCTGTGCAGTACGCTCCCACGACGAAACGGGCCGCAGCAAACGGGGACTACGACAAAAGGAATTACGTTTAA